The Solibacillus daqui genome has a segment encoding these proteins:
- the thiD gene encoding bifunctional hydroxymethylpyrimidine kinase/phosphomethylpyrimidine kinase, whose translation MIACTIAGSDSSGGAGIQADIKTFQELGVFGTSVITALTAQNTLGVHGIYPTTVEFVQAQLKAVLEDLEVKAIKTGMLFNAEIIAGVVSLLKEHQIPIIVDPVMIAKGGASLLQQQAIQAMKEQLLPVATVCTPNIPEAEVLTGRTIETAEDIELAGRDLLALGVKCVVMKGGHLQGEKAIDTVFISGGPTFMMETERYETKHTHGTGCTFSAAITAEIAKGSSLKDAIIEAKKFVQLAISHPLNIGHGFGPTNHFAYRQQQGTCKVNVY comes from the coding sequence ATGATTGCATGTACAATTGCAGGTTCAGATAGTAGTGGCGGTGCAGGGATTCAGGCCGATATCAAAACATTTCAGGAACTTGGCGTGTTTGGCACGTCTGTTATAACAGCTTTAACTGCACAAAATACATTAGGCGTGCATGGAATTTATCCGACAACTGTTGAATTTGTTCAAGCACAATTGAAGGCAGTACTTGAAGATTTAGAGGTCAAAGCTATAAAAACAGGTATGCTATTTAATGCTGAAATTATTGCTGGGGTCGTTTCATTACTGAAAGAACATCAAATTCCAATAATCGTAGATCCAGTTATGATTGCAAAGGGTGGTGCGAGCTTACTACAGCAGCAGGCGATCCAAGCAATGAAAGAGCAATTACTTCCAGTGGCTACGGTTTGTACACCGAATATCCCAGAGGCAGAGGTGCTGACAGGTCGGACAATTGAAACCGCGGAAGATATTGAGCTTGCGGGACGTGATTTATTGGCTTTAGGCGTCAAGTGTGTAGTCATGAAAGGTGGACATTTACAAGGAGAAAAGGCGATTGATACGGTATTCATCAGCGGCGGGCCTACCTTTATGATGGAAACCGAGCGCTACGAAACGAAGCATACGCATGGAACGGGCTGTACATTTTCAGCGGCAATAACGGCTGAAATCGCAAAAGGAAGCTCACTAAAGGACGCGATTATAGAAGCGAAAAAATTTGTTCAACTTGCAATAAGCCATCCGTTAAATATCGGTCATGGCTTTGGACCAACGAATCATTTTGCGTATCGACAGCAGCAAGGGACGTGTAAAGTCAATGTCTATTAA
- the thiM gene encoding hydroxyethylthiazole kinase, with product MSLQKINEKKPLIHCITNYVVANFTANGLLTIGASPVMADAFEEVAEMTRIANALLLNIGTLNDRTVQSMLAAGKSANEHQVPIVLDPVGAGATAFRSQTTHTLLQQLKITLIRCNIGELAAIAGANWQAKGVDSGSGELDVVQTAKMIAKKYNCLVIVTGKEDVLTDGQQVEIIAGGHEKITKITGSGCLLSAICAALLASSNEPFEDLAALLREYKQISLNAYAPMGTFHENFFNQLEQFAEVRG from the coding sequence TTGAGTCTACAAAAAATTAATGAGAAAAAGCCTTTAATCCATTGTATTACAAACTATGTTGTTGCAAATTTTACTGCGAATGGCTTATTAACAATTGGGGCATCTCCCGTTATGGCAGATGCTTTTGAAGAAGTGGCAGAAATGACTCGTATAGCCAATGCGCTATTACTAAATATTGGCACACTAAATGACCGTACAGTTCAGTCCATGCTAGCTGCGGGAAAAAGCGCAAATGAACATCAAGTTCCGATCGTATTAGATCCTGTTGGTGCGGGTGCTACTGCGTTTCGCTCACAAACAACGCATACGCTATTACAGCAGTTAAAAATCACTTTAATACGCTGTAATATTGGAGAGCTTGCCGCTATTGCAGGCGCGAATTGGCAGGCAAAGGGTGTTGATAGTGGTTCGGGTGAGCTCGATGTTGTACAAACTGCAAAAATGATTGCCAAAAAATACAACTGCCTGGTGATTGTGACTGGTAAGGAAGATGTATTAACTGATGGACAGCAGGTAGAAATCATTGCTGGTGGTCATGAAAAGATTACGAAAATTACTGGAAGTGGCTGTTTATTGAGCGCAATTTGTGCTGCTCTTTTAGCAAGTAGCAATGAGCCTTTTGAGGATTTAGCTGCTCTATTGCGTGAATACAAGCAAATAAGTTTAAACGCTTATGCTCCCATGGGAACGTTCCATGAAAATTTCTTCAATCAATTAGAACAGTTTGCGGAGGTGCGCGGATGA
- a CDS encoding MDR family MFS transporter encodes MQKMVNYFHPLVWIILCGTIFVRTASFMAIPFLALYLHNELEASPLIIGITIGIAPLFSTFGGLIGGYLTDRFGRKSVIITTVFIWSLTFAGFAFAPSAIFFVVLNALNGLCRSFFEPGTQALMIDFTENEKKRRLFSVRYTAINIAAVIGPLLGVWISDLSSPAIPFAITGIMYAMYGVFLLVVLNRYEMKQNKLSNTQHVFTIFKAVFQDQKLLLFIAGGILVVLGYSQFDSTLPQFINMNVEDGVKLFSYVIIANSITVLALQLPLTMMIEKMSIYTSLKMGIIIFSVGLFLFGLSDSAWMFIASMIVFSIGEIFCFPMMNAVIEEIAPEDQKGTYLGAAQLKNIGGFIGPIFGGWLLTSAIDFMFAIIAALMFSSILIYRKALRTS; translated from the coding sequence ATGCAAAAAATGGTTAATTATTTTCATCCGTTAGTATGGATTATTTTATGTGGTACGATTTTTGTTCGGACAGCTAGCTTTATGGCTATTCCATTTTTAGCGCTCTATTTACACAATGAGTTAGAGGCATCACCGCTAATAATAGGGATAACAATCGGGATTGCGCCACTATTTTCAACATTTGGTGGGTTAATTGGGGGCTATTTGACGGATCGTTTCGGACGAAAAAGCGTTATTATTACAACGGTTTTCATTTGGAGTCTAACCTTCGCTGGCTTTGCGTTTGCGCCATCAGCAATCTTTTTTGTCGTTTTGAATGCGTTGAATGGACTGTGCCGCTCGTTTTTTGAACCGGGTACGCAGGCGCTAATGATTGATTTTACCGAAAATGAAAAAAAGCGTAGACTGTTTTCAGTGCGTTATACAGCAATTAATATAGCAGCGGTCATTGGTCCATTATTAGGTGTTTGGATATCCGATCTTTCAAGCCCTGCCATACCATTTGCGATTACGGGTATTATGTATGCGATGTATGGGGTATTTTTACTCGTTGTGCTGAATCGTTATGAAATGAAACAAAACAAACTTTCAAATACACAGCATGTTTTTACGATTTTCAAAGCGGTGTTTCAAGATCAAAAGCTATTATTATTCATTGCGGGTGGCATATTAGTTGTACTAGGCTATTCGCAATTTGATTCGACATTGCCTCAGTTTATTAATATGAATGTGGAAGACGGTGTAAAACTGTTTTCGTATGTTATTATCGCCAATTCAATAACGGTACTGGCATTACAATTGCCACTGACAATGATGATAGAAAAAATGTCAATTTATACATCGTTAAAAATGGGGATTATTATCTTTTCGGTTGGTTTATTTTTATTTGGTTTGTCGGACAGTGCGTGGATGTTTATCGCGAGTATGATTGTGTTTTCGATTGGAGAAATTTTCTGTTTTCCAATGATGAATGCGGTAATTGAAGAAATCGCACCAGAAGATCAGAAGGGGACGTATTTAGGCGCTGCGCAACTCAAAAATATCGGAGGCTTTATTGGACCGATTTTTGGTGGGTGGCTTTTAACGTCTGCAATCGATTTTATGTTTGCGATTATTGCCGCTTTGATGTTCAGTAGCATTTTAATTTATCGTAAAGCACTTAGAACTTCATAG